The following is a genomic window from Rhodoferax sp. PAMC 29310.
TCCAGTCACTGGGGGACATAAACACTCACTATTCGGATTGCGACAATTCTCCTATGGAAATCAATCAACAATGCGTGGTCGCCTTGACCTGGACCCTGAAAGACACTTTGGGCGAGGAACTGGACGTTCTTGACGACCCAGTCGAGTTTCTGATTGGTGGCGACGATCTATTCGCCGTCATTGAAGAGGCCTTGCAAGGCCATAGCGTGGGTGACTCGCTTGAATTGCAAGTTGAACCCGAACAGGGGTTTGGCGACTTCAACGACCAGCTCATCTTCTTGGAGGCTCGCTCACTCTTCCCCGCTGAAATCGAAGAAGGCATGACCTTTGAAGGTGCCTCACTGCCCGCAGGCTGCTCCGAACACGCCCCCAAAGACGCCTTGTACACCGTCACCGAGCTTTACCCGGACCATGTGGTGCTCGACGCCAACCACCCATTGGCGGGCATTGCGTTGCGAATCAGCCTGAAGGTGGACGGTGTTCGCGAAGCCACCGAGGAAGAAGTCGGCCGCGGATCCGCAGGCACCGGCTTCTTCAAAATTCAACCCATGTACGCTGCCGCCCCGGGCAGCGACAGCTTGCACTAAATCAGGATTTGCCTGTTGACCCGTAGCCCCCCTCCCCGCGCTCACTCGCGGGGAACTCGGTGACCACGTTGAACTGAGCCTGCACCACAGGCACGATGACCAGTTGGGCAATCCGCTCCATCGGCTCAATCGTGAAGGCGGTGTCACTGCGATTCCAGGCACTCACCATCAGTTGCCCCTGGTAGTCGCTGTCGATCAGCCCGACCAGGTTGCCCAAGACAATGCCATGCTTGTGACCCAAGCCCGAGCGAGGCAGAATAATGGCGGCAAAGTTGGGGTCTTGCAGGTAGATGGCAATGCCGGTCGGCACCAATTGCCAAGCGTTGGGCTGTAAAGTCAGCGGCTCATTCAGACAGGCGCGAAGGTCAAGCCCAGCGCTTCCGGGCGTCGCATAGGCAGGTA
Proteins encoded in this region:
- a CDS encoding peptidylprolyl isomerase, which produces MEINQQCVVALTWTLKDTLGEELDVLDDPVEFLIGGDDLFAVIEEALQGHSVGDSLELQVEPEQGFGDFNDQLIFLEARSLFPAEIEEGMTFEGASLPAGCSEHAPKDALYTVTELYPDHVVLDANHPLAGIALRISLKVDGVREATEEEVGRGSAGTGFFKIQPMYAAAPGSDSLH
- the dut gene encoding dUTP diphosphatase, translating into MKIDVKIIDARMAEQLPAYATPGSAGLDLRACLNEPLTLQPNAWQLVPTGIAIYLQDPNFAAIILPRSGLGHKHGIVLGNLVGLIDSDYQGQLMVSAWNRSDTAFTIEPMERIAQLVIVPVVQAQFNVVTEFPASERGEGGYGSTGKS